Proteins co-encoded in one Brassica rapa cultivar Chiifu-401-42 chromosome A02, CAAS_Brap_v3.01, whole genome shotgun sequence genomic window:
- the LOC103853313 gene encoding acyl-CoA thioesterase 2 isoform X9 — translation MKTSSSSSSVVEFLEKVPLLHRLTSSSLKKIAQVLVFKRYERGDYVVGRDDEEMEGVYFVVEGQAQVLGPLGEENCSEFFLKPFDYFGRGIFGNVYAVDVVAVSQLTCLLLTCDHCHLLETKPMCDSDNERSLLERILYMDPLDLNVFRGFTLPNAPALGKVFGGQFVAQGLAAASKTVEFMKLVHSLHAYFLLSGDTNSKDFNLNMLLLASTLLFSSESSLAVPIIYEVSRLRDGNNFATRRVDARQKGKTIFTLFASFQREQQGFDHQESNMPHMLPPETLVSRDEMLQRRMTDHLIPRYYRNKVATQYTAPLPIDIRFCEPNYSTEERKSPSRLKYWFKARGELSDDQALHRCVVAFASDLMYAFISSDPHLKKRMSAVPVSLDHSMWFHRPLRADDWLLFVMVNLTASQSRGLATGEMFNRKGERKECMVNGTVQLVVSLKQEALLKETVTGNPILDSKL, via the exons ATGAaaacttcatcatcatcatcatc AGTGGTGGAGTTCCTTGAGAAGGTACCCTTGTTGCATCGGTTAACTTCCTCTTCTCTGAAGAAAATCGCCCAAGTCCTTGTCTTCAAGCGTTACG AGAGAGGGGATTATGTAGTTGGTAGAGATGATGAGGAGATGGAGGGAGTCTATTTTGTCGTGGAAGGACAG GCTCAGGTTCTAGGACCTCTCGGAGAAGAGAACTGTTCGGAGTTTTTCTTGAAACCATTTGATTACTTCGGCCGTG GCATTTTTGGGAATGTTTATGCAGTAGATGTTGTTGCTGTCTCACAg CTTACCTGCCTACTCTTGACTTGTGATCATTGTCATTTGCTTGAGACAAAGCCAATGTGTGATTCAGATAACGAACGCTCTCTACTGGAACGCATTTTGTATATGGATCCATTAGAT TTGAATGTATTCAGGGGGTTCACTCTACCCAATGCCCCAGCCCTTGGAAAGGTTTTCGGAGGGCAATTTGTTGCACAG GGACTTGCCGCAGCCTCAAAAACTGTTGAATTTATGAAGTTAGTCCATAGTTTACACGCCTATTTCCTTCTTTCTGGAGATACTAATAGTAAGGACTTTAATCTCAATATGCTTTTGCTAGCAAGCACATTGCTGTTTTCCTCTGAAAGTTCTCTTGCAGTTCCCATCATATATGAAGTTAGCCGCTTACGCGATGGCAACAACTTTGCCACCCGAAGAGTAGATGCAAGACAGAAAGGAAAAACCATATTCACCTTGTTCGCATCATTTCAG agagagcaacaaggttTTGATCACCAGGAGTCGAACATGCCTCATATGCTACCTCCTGAAACg CTTGTATCAAGGGATGAAATGCTTCAACGGCGTATGACTGACCATCTGATACCTAG GTATTACCGAAATAAAGTTGCAACCCAATATACTGCCCCACTGCCTATAGATATTCGATTTTGTGAGCCAAATTACTCTACAGAAGAGAGAAAGTCTCCTTCAAG ATTGAAATATTGGTTTAAGGCAAGGGGAGAACTTTCTGACGACCAGGCTTTGCACCG ATGTGTGGTTGCATTTGCTTCAGATTTGATGTACGCCTTTATCAGTTCAGACCCTCACCTTAAAAAGCGCATGAGTGCAGTTCCTGTTAGCCTTGACCATTC GATGTGGTTCCACCGACCTCTAAGAGCTGATGACTGGCTCCTCTTTGTG ATGGTGAATCTAACAGCGTCTCAAAGTCGTGGTTTAGCAACTGGAGAAATGTTCAACAGAAAGGGAGAG CGTAAAGAATGTATGGTAAATGGGACTGTGCAGCTGGTGGTATCGTTGAAGCAAGAAGCTTTGCTCAAAGAAACTGTGACTGGTAACCCCATCTTGGACTCCAAGCTGTGA
- the LOC103853313 gene encoding acyl-CoA thioesterase 2 isoform X3, which yields MKTSSSSSSVVEFLEKVPLLHRLTSSSLKKIAQVLVFKRYERGDYVVGRDDEEMEGVYFVVEGQVWIVTLCDSYEDKRQLQLVMFCLQAQVLGPLGEENCSEFFLKPFDYFGRGIFGNVYAVDVVAVSQLTCLLLTCDHCHLLETKPMCDSDNERSLLERILYMDPLDLNVFRGFTLPNAPALGKVFGGQFVAQGLAAASKTVEFMKLVHSLHAYFLLSGDTNSKDFNLNMLLLASTLLFSSESSLAVPIIYEVSRLRDGNNFATRRVDARQKGKTIFTLFASFQREQQGFDHQESNMPHMLPPETLVSRDEMLQRRMTDHLIPRYYRNKVATQYTAPLPIDIRFCEPNYSTEERKSPSRLKYWFKARGELSDDQALHRCVVAFASDLMYAFISSDPHLKKRMSAVPVSLDHSMWFHRPLRADDWLLFVMVNLTASQSRGLATGEMFNRKGERKECMVNGTVQLVVSLKQEALLKETVTGNPILDSKL from the exons ATGAaaacttcatcatcatcatcatc AGTGGTGGAGTTCCTTGAGAAGGTACCCTTGTTGCATCGGTTAACTTCCTCTTCTCTGAAGAAAATCGCCCAAGTCCTTGTCTTCAAGCGTTACG AGAGAGGGGATTATGTAGTTGGTAGAGATGATGAGGAGATGGAGGGAGTCTATTTTGTCGTGGAAGGACAGGTTTGGATTGTTACTTTGTGTGACTCATATGAAGATAAAAGACAATTGCAACTTGTTATGTTTTGTTTACAGGCTCAGGTTCTAGGACCTCTCGGAGAAGAGAACTGTTCGGAGTTTTTCTTGAAACCATTTGATTACTTCGGCCGTG GCATTTTTGGGAATGTTTATGCAGTAGATGTTGTTGCTGTCTCACAg CTTACCTGCCTACTCTTGACTTGTGATCATTGTCATTTGCTTGAGACAAAGCCAATGTGTGATTCAGATAACGAACGCTCTCTACTGGAACGCATTTTGTATATGGATCCATTAGAT TTGAATGTATTCAGGGGGTTCACTCTACCCAATGCCCCAGCCCTTGGAAAGGTTTTCGGAGGGCAATTTGTTGCACAG GGACTTGCCGCAGCCTCAAAAACTGTTGAATTTATGAAGTTAGTCCATAGTTTACACGCCTATTTCCTTCTTTCTGGAGATACTAATAGTAAGGACTTTAATCTCAATATGCTTTTGCTAGCAAGCACATTGCTGTTTTCCTCTGAAAGTTCTCTTGCAGTTCCCATCATATATGAAGTTAGCCGCTTACGCGATGGCAACAACTTTGCCACCCGAAGAGTAGATGCAAGACAGAAAGGAAAAACCATATTCACCTTGTTCGCATCATTTCAG agagagcaacaaggttTTGATCACCAGGAGTCGAACATGCCTCATATGCTACCTCCTGAAACg CTTGTATCAAGGGATGAAATGCTTCAACGGCGTATGACTGACCATCTGATACCTAG GTATTACCGAAATAAAGTTGCAACCCAATATACTGCCCCACTGCCTATAGATATTCGATTTTGTGAGCCAAATTACTCTACAGAAGAGAGAAAGTCTCCTTCAAG ATTGAAATATTGGTTTAAGGCAAGGGGAGAACTTTCTGACGACCAGGCTTTGCACCG ATGTGTGGTTGCATTTGCTTCAGATTTGATGTACGCCTTTATCAGTTCAGACCCTCACCTTAAAAAGCGCATGAGTGCAGTTCCTGTTAGCCTTGACCATTC GATGTGGTTCCACCGACCTCTAAGAGCTGATGACTGGCTCCTCTTTGTG ATGGTGAATCTAACAGCGTCTCAAAGTCGTGGTTTAGCAACTGGAGAAATGTTCAACAGAAAGGGAGAG CGTAAAGAATGTATGGTAAATGGGACTGTGCAGCTGGTGGTATCGTTGAAGCAAGAAGCTTTGCTCAAAGAAACTGTGACTGGTAACCCCATCTTGGACTCCAAGCTGTGA
- the LOC103853313 gene encoding acyl-CoA thioesterase 2 isoform X14 has protein sequence MKTSSSSSSSVVEFLEKVPLLHRLTSSSLKKIAQVLVFKRYERGDYVVGRDDEEMEGVYFVVEGQAQVLGPLGEENCSEFFLKPFDYFGRGIFGNVYAVDVVAVSQLTCLLLTCDHCHLLETKPMCDSDNERSLLERILYMDPLDLNVFRGFTLPNAPALGKVFGGQFVAQGLAAASKTVEFMKLVHSLHAYFLLSGDTNIPIIYEVSRLRDGNNFATRRVDARQKGKTIFTLFASFQREQQGFDHQESNMPHMLPPETLVSRDEMLQRRMTDHLIPRYYRNKVATQYTAPLPIDIRFCEPNYSTEERKSPSRLKYWFKARGELSDDQALHRCVVAFASDLMYAFISSDPHLKKRMSAVPVSLDHSMWFHRPLRADDWLLFVMVNLTASQSRGLATGEMFNRKGELVVSLKQEALLKETVTGNPILDSKL, from the exons ATGAaaacttcatcatcatcatcatcatcag TGGTGGAGTTCCTTGAGAAGGTACCCTTGTTGCATCGGTTAACTTCCTCTTCTCTGAAGAAAATCGCCCAAGTCCTTGTCTTCAAGCGTTACG AGAGAGGGGATTATGTAGTTGGTAGAGATGATGAGGAGATGGAGGGAGTCTATTTTGTCGTGGAAGGACAG GCTCAGGTTCTAGGACCTCTCGGAGAAGAGAACTGTTCGGAGTTTTTCTTGAAACCATTTGATTACTTCGGCCGTG GCATTTTTGGGAATGTTTATGCAGTAGATGTTGTTGCTGTCTCACAg CTTACCTGCCTACTCTTGACTTGTGATCATTGTCATTTGCTTGAGACAAAGCCAATGTGTGATTCAGATAACGAACGCTCTCTACTGGAACGCATTTTGTATATGGATCCATTAGAT TTGAATGTATTCAGGGGGTTCACTCTACCCAATGCCCCAGCCCTTGGAAAGGTTTTCGGAGGGCAATTTGTTGCACAG GGACTTGCCGCAGCCTCAAAAACTGTTGAATTTATGAAGTTAGTCCATAGTTTACACGCCTATTTCCTTCTTTCTGGAGATACTAATA TTCCCATCATATATGAAGTTAGCCGCTTACGCGATGGCAACAACTTTGCCACCCGAAGAGTAGATGCAAGACAGAAAGGAAAAACCATATTCACCTTGTTCGCATCATTTCAG agagagcaacaaggttTTGATCACCAGGAGTCGAACATGCCTCATATGCTACCTCCTGAAACg CTTGTATCAAGGGATGAAATGCTTCAACGGCGTATGACTGACCATCTGATACCTAG GTATTACCGAAATAAAGTTGCAACCCAATATACTGCCCCACTGCCTATAGATATTCGATTTTGTGAGCCAAATTACTCTACAGAAGAGAGAAAGTCTCCTTCAAG ATTGAAATATTGGTTTAAGGCAAGGGGAGAACTTTCTGACGACCAGGCTTTGCACCG ATGTGTGGTTGCATTTGCTTCAGATTTGATGTACGCCTTTATCAGTTCAGACCCTCACCTTAAAAAGCGCATGAGTGCAGTTCCTGTTAGCCTTGACCATTC GATGTGGTTCCACCGACCTCTAAGAGCTGATGACTGGCTCCTCTTTGTG ATGGTGAATCTAACAGCGTCTCAAAGTCGTGGTTTAGCAACTGGAGAAATGTTCAACAGAAAGGGAGAG CTGGTGGTATCGTTGAAGCAAGAAGCTTTGCTCAAAGAAACTGTGACTGGTAACCCCATCTTGGACTCCAAGCTGTGA
- the LOC103853313 gene encoding acyl-CoA thioesterase 2 isoform X7 encodes MKTSSSSSSSVVEFLEKVPLLHRLTSSSLKKIAQVLVFKRYERGDYVVGRDDEEMEGVYFVVEGQAQVLGPLGEENCSEFFLKPFDYFGRGIFGNVYAVDVVAVSQLTCLLLTCDHCHLLETKPMCDSDNERSLLERILYMDPLDLNVFRGFTLPNAPALGKVFGGQFVAQGLAAASKTVEFMKLVHSLHAYFLLSGDTNSKDFNLNMLLLASTLLFSSESSLAVPIIYEVSRLRDGNNFATRRVDARQKGKTIFTLFASFQREQQGFDHQESNMPHMLPPETLVSRDEMLQRRMTDHLIPRYYRNKVATQYTAPLPIDIRFCEPNYSTEERKSPSRLKYWFKARGELSDDQALHRCVVAFASDLMYAFISSDPHLKKRMSAVPVSLDHSMWFHRPLRADDWLLFVMVNLTASQSRGLATGEMFNRKGERKECMVNGTVQLVVSLKQEALLKETVTGNPILDSKL; translated from the exons ATGAaaacttcatcatcatcatcatcatcag TGGTGGAGTTCCTTGAGAAGGTACCCTTGTTGCATCGGTTAACTTCCTCTTCTCTGAAGAAAATCGCCCAAGTCCTTGTCTTCAAGCGTTACG AGAGAGGGGATTATGTAGTTGGTAGAGATGATGAGGAGATGGAGGGAGTCTATTTTGTCGTGGAAGGACAG GCTCAGGTTCTAGGACCTCTCGGAGAAGAGAACTGTTCGGAGTTTTTCTTGAAACCATTTGATTACTTCGGCCGTG GCATTTTTGGGAATGTTTATGCAGTAGATGTTGTTGCTGTCTCACAg CTTACCTGCCTACTCTTGACTTGTGATCATTGTCATTTGCTTGAGACAAAGCCAATGTGTGATTCAGATAACGAACGCTCTCTACTGGAACGCATTTTGTATATGGATCCATTAGAT TTGAATGTATTCAGGGGGTTCACTCTACCCAATGCCCCAGCCCTTGGAAAGGTTTTCGGAGGGCAATTTGTTGCACAG GGACTTGCCGCAGCCTCAAAAACTGTTGAATTTATGAAGTTAGTCCATAGTTTACACGCCTATTTCCTTCTTTCTGGAGATACTAATAGTAAGGACTTTAATCTCAATATGCTTTTGCTAGCAAGCACATTGCTGTTTTCCTCTGAAAGTTCTCTTGCAGTTCCCATCATATATGAAGTTAGCCGCTTACGCGATGGCAACAACTTTGCCACCCGAAGAGTAGATGCAAGACAGAAAGGAAAAACCATATTCACCTTGTTCGCATCATTTCAG agagagcaacaaggttTTGATCACCAGGAGTCGAACATGCCTCATATGCTACCTCCTGAAACg CTTGTATCAAGGGATGAAATGCTTCAACGGCGTATGACTGACCATCTGATACCTAG GTATTACCGAAATAAAGTTGCAACCCAATATACTGCCCCACTGCCTATAGATATTCGATTTTGTGAGCCAAATTACTCTACAGAAGAGAGAAAGTCTCCTTCAAG ATTGAAATATTGGTTTAAGGCAAGGGGAGAACTTTCTGACGACCAGGCTTTGCACCG ATGTGTGGTTGCATTTGCTTCAGATTTGATGTACGCCTTTATCAGTTCAGACCCTCACCTTAAAAAGCGCATGAGTGCAGTTCCTGTTAGCCTTGACCATTC GATGTGGTTCCACCGACCTCTAAGAGCTGATGACTGGCTCCTCTTTGTG ATGGTGAATCTAACAGCGTCTCAAAGTCGTGGTTTAGCAACTGGAGAAATGTTCAACAGAAAGGGAGAG CGTAAAGAATGTATGGTAAATGGGACTGTGCAGCTGGTGGTATCGTTGAAGCAAGAAGCTTTGCTCAAAGAAACTGTGACTGGTAACCCCATCTTGGACTCCAAGCTGTGA
- the LOC103853313 gene encoding acyl-CoA thioesterase 2 isoform X2, producing MKTSSSSSSSVVEFLEKVPLLHRLTSSSLKKIAQVLVFKRYGQCDLQDSLISITNLINGSLLNAERGDYVVGRDDEEMEGVYFVVEGQAQVLGPLGEENCSEFFLKPFDYFGRGIFGNVYAVDVVAVSQLTCLLLTCDHCHLLETKPMCDSDNERSLLERILYMDPLDLNVFRGFTLPNAPALGKVFGGQFVAQGLAAASKTVEFMKLVHSLHAYFLLSGDTNSKDFNLNMLLLASTLLFSSESSLAVPIIYEVSRLRDGNNFATRRVDARQKGKTIFTLFASFQREQQGFDHQESNMPHMLPPETLVSRDEMLQRRMTDHLIPRYYRNKVATQYTAPLPIDIRFCEPNYSTEERKSPSRLKYWFKARGELSDDQALHRCVVAFASDLMYAFISSDPHLKKRMSAVPVSLDHSMWFHRPLRADDWLLFVMVNLTASQSRGLATGEMFNRKGERKECMVNGTVQLVVSLKQEALLKETVTGNPILDSKL from the exons ATGAaaacttcatcatcatcatcatcatcag TGGTGGAGTTCCTTGAGAAGGTACCCTTGTTGCATCGGTTAACTTCCTCTTCTCTGAAGAAAATCGCCCAAGTCCTTGTCTTCAAGCGTTACGGTCAGTGTGATCTCCAAGATTCTCTGATTTCAATCACCAATTTGATTAATGGTTCTCTGTTAAATGCAGAGAGAGGGGATTATGTAGTTGGTAGAGATGATGAGGAGATGGAGGGAGTCTATTTTGTCGTGGAAGGACAG GCTCAGGTTCTAGGACCTCTCGGAGAAGAGAACTGTTCGGAGTTTTTCTTGAAACCATTTGATTACTTCGGCCGTG GCATTTTTGGGAATGTTTATGCAGTAGATGTTGTTGCTGTCTCACAg CTTACCTGCCTACTCTTGACTTGTGATCATTGTCATTTGCTTGAGACAAAGCCAATGTGTGATTCAGATAACGAACGCTCTCTACTGGAACGCATTTTGTATATGGATCCATTAGAT TTGAATGTATTCAGGGGGTTCACTCTACCCAATGCCCCAGCCCTTGGAAAGGTTTTCGGAGGGCAATTTGTTGCACAG GGACTTGCCGCAGCCTCAAAAACTGTTGAATTTATGAAGTTAGTCCATAGTTTACACGCCTATTTCCTTCTTTCTGGAGATACTAATAGTAAGGACTTTAATCTCAATATGCTTTTGCTAGCAAGCACATTGCTGTTTTCCTCTGAAAGTTCTCTTGCAGTTCCCATCATATATGAAGTTAGCCGCTTACGCGATGGCAACAACTTTGCCACCCGAAGAGTAGATGCAAGACAGAAAGGAAAAACCATATTCACCTTGTTCGCATCATTTCAG agagagcaacaaggttTTGATCACCAGGAGTCGAACATGCCTCATATGCTACCTCCTGAAACg CTTGTATCAAGGGATGAAATGCTTCAACGGCGTATGACTGACCATCTGATACCTAG GTATTACCGAAATAAAGTTGCAACCCAATATACTGCCCCACTGCCTATAGATATTCGATTTTGTGAGCCAAATTACTCTACAGAAGAGAGAAAGTCTCCTTCAAG ATTGAAATATTGGTTTAAGGCAAGGGGAGAACTTTCTGACGACCAGGCTTTGCACCG ATGTGTGGTTGCATTTGCTTCAGATTTGATGTACGCCTTTATCAGTTCAGACCCTCACCTTAAAAAGCGCATGAGTGCAGTTCCTGTTAGCCTTGACCATTC GATGTGGTTCCACCGACCTCTAAGAGCTGATGACTGGCTCCTCTTTGTG ATGGTGAATCTAACAGCGTCTCAAAGTCGTGGTTTAGCAACTGGAGAAATGTTCAACAGAAAGGGAGAG CGTAAAGAATGTATGGTAAATGGGACTGTGCAGCTGGTGGTATCGTTGAAGCAAGAAGCTTTGCTCAAAGAAACTGTGACTGGTAACCCCATCTTGGACTCCAAGCTGTGA
- the LOC103853313 gene encoding acyl-CoA thioesterase 2 isoform X12 → MKTSSSSSSSVVEFLEKVPLLHRLTSSSLKKIAQVLVFKRYGQCDLQDSLISITNLINGSLLNAERGDYVVGRDDEEMEGVYFVVEGQAQVLGPLGEENCSEFFLKPFDYFGRGIFGNVYAVDVVAVSQLTCLLLTCDHCHLLETKPMCDSDNERSLLERILYMDPLDLNVFRGFTLPNAPALGKVFGGQFVAQGLAAASKTVEFMKLVHSLHAYFLLSGDTNIPIIYEVSRLRDGNNFATRRVDARQKGKTIFTLFASFQREQQGFDHQESNMPHMLPPETLVSRDEMLQRRMTDHLIPRYYRNKVATQYTAPLPIDIRFCEPNYSTEERKSPSRLKYWFKARGELSDDQALHRCVVAFASDLMYAFISSDPHLKKRMSAVPVSLDHSMWFHRPLRADDWLLFVMVNLTASQSRGLATGEMFNRKGELVVSLKQEALLKETVTGNPILDSKL, encoded by the exons ATGAaaacttcatcatcatcatcatcatcag TGGTGGAGTTCCTTGAGAAGGTACCCTTGTTGCATCGGTTAACTTCCTCTTCTCTGAAGAAAATCGCCCAAGTCCTTGTCTTCAAGCGTTACGGTCAGTGTGATCTCCAAGATTCTCTGATTTCAATCACCAATTTGATTAATGGTTCTCTGTTAAATGCAGAGAGAGGGGATTATGTAGTTGGTAGAGATGATGAGGAGATGGAGGGAGTCTATTTTGTCGTGGAAGGACAG GCTCAGGTTCTAGGACCTCTCGGAGAAGAGAACTGTTCGGAGTTTTTCTTGAAACCATTTGATTACTTCGGCCGTG GCATTTTTGGGAATGTTTATGCAGTAGATGTTGTTGCTGTCTCACAg CTTACCTGCCTACTCTTGACTTGTGATCATTGTCATTTGCTTGAGACAAAGCCAATGTGTGATTCAGATAACGAACGCTCTCTACTGGAACGCATTTTGTATATGGATCCATTAGAT TTGAATGTATTCAGGGGGTTCACTCTACCCAATGCCCCAGCCCTTGGAAAGGTTTTCGGAGGGCAATTTGTTGCACAG GGACTTGCCGCAGCCTCAAAAACTGTTGAATTTATGAAGTTAGTCCATAGTTTACACGCCTATTTCCTTCTTTCTGGAGATACTAATA TTCCCATCATATATGAAGTTAGCCGCTTACGCGATGGCAACAACTTTGCCACCCGAAGAGTAGATGCAAGACAGAAAGGAAAAACCATATTCACCTTGTTCGCATCATTTCAG agagagcaacaaggttTTGATCACCAGGAGTCGAACATGCCTCATATGCTACCTCCTGAAACg CTTGTATCAAGGGATGAAATGCTTCAACGGCGTATGACTGACCATCTGATACCTAG GTATTACCGAAATAAAGTTGCAACCCAATATACTGCCCCACTGCCTATAGATATTCGATTTTGTGAGCCAAATTACTCTACAGAAGAGAGAAAGTCTCCTTCAAG ATTGAAATATTGGTTTAAGGCAAGGGGAGAACTTTCTGACGACCAGGCTTTGCACCG ATGTGTGGTTGCATTTGCTTCAGATTTGATGTACGCCTTTATCAGTTCAGACCCTCACCTTAAAAAGCGCATGAGTGCAGTTCCTGTTAGCCTTGACCATTC GATGTGGTTCCACCGACCTCTAAGAGCTGATGACTGGCTCCTCTTTGTG ATGGTGAATCTAACAGCGTCTCAAAGTCGTGGTTTAGCAACTGGAGAAATGTTCAACAGAAAGGGAGAG CTGGTGGTATCGTTGAAGCAAGAAGCTTTGCTCAAAGAAACTGTGACTGGTAACCCCATCTTGGACTCCAAGCTGTGA
- the LOC103853313 gene encoding acyl-CoA thioesterase 2 isoform X5 has protein sequence MKTSSSSSSSVVEFLEKVPLLHRLTSSSLKKIAQVLVFKRYERGDYVVGRDDEEMEGVYFVVEGQVWIVTLCDSYEDKRQLQLVMFCLQAQVLGPLGEENCSEFFLKPFDYFGRGIFGNVYAVDVVAVSQLTCLLLTCDHCHLLETKPMCDSDNERSLLERILYMDPLDLNVFRGFTLPNAPALGKVFGGQFVAQGLAAASKTVEFMKLVHSLHAYFLLSGDTNSKDFNLNMLLLASTLLFSSESSLAVPIIYEVSRLRDGNNFATRRVDARQKGKTIFTLFASFQREQQGFDHQESNMPHMLPPETLVSRDEMLQRRMTDHLIPRYYRNKVATQYTAPLPIDIRFCEPNYSTEERKSPSRLKYWFKARGELSDDQALHRCVVAFASDLMYAFISSDPHLKKRMSAVPVSLDHSMWFHRPLRADDWLLFVMVNLTASQSRGLATGEMFNRKGELVVSLKQEALLKETVTGNPILDSKL, from the exons ATGAaaacttcatcatcatcatcatcatcag TGGTGGAGTTCCTTGAGAAGGTACCCTTGTTGCATCGGTTAACTTCCTCTTCTCTGAAGAAAATCGCCCAAGTCCTTGTCTTCAAGCGTTACG AGAGAGGGGATTATGTAGTTGGTAGAGATGATGAGGAGATGGAGGGAGTCTATTTTGTCGTGGAAGGACAGGTTTGGATTGTTACTTTGTGTGACTCATATGAAGATAAAAGACAATTGCAACTTGTTATGTTTTGTTTACAGGCTCAGGTTCTAGGACCTCTCGGAGAAGAGAACTGTTCGGAGTTTTTCTTGAAACCATTTGATTACTTCGGCCGTG GCATTTTTGGGAATGTTTATGCAGTAGATGTTGTTGCTGTCTCACAg CTTACCTGCCTACTCTTGACTTGTGATCATTGTCATTTGCTTGAGACAAAGCCAATGTGTGATTCAGATAACGAACGCTCTCTACTGGAACGCATTTTGTATATGGATCCATTAGAT TTGAATGTATTCAGGGGGTTCACTCTACCCAATGCCCCAGCCCTTGGAAAGGTTTTCGGAGGGCAATTTGTTGCACAG GGACTTGCCGCAGCCTCAAAAACTGTTGAATTTATGAAGTTAGTCCATAGTTTACACGCCTATTTCCTTCTTTCTGGAGATACTAATAGTAAGGACTTTAATCTCAATATGCTTTTGCTAGCAAGCACATTGCTGTTTTCCTCTGAAAGTTCTCTTGCAGTTCCCATCATATATGAAGTTAGCCGCTTACGCGATGGCAACAACTTTGCCACCCGAAGAGTAGATGCAAGACAGAAAGGAAAAACCATATTCACCTTGTTCGCATCATTTCAG agagagcaacaaggttTTGATCACCAGGAGTCGAACATGCCTCATATGCTACCTCCTGAAACg CTTGTATCAAGGGATGAAATGCTTCAACGGCGTATGACTGACCATCTGATACCTAG GTATTACCGAAATAAAGTTGCAACCCAATATACTGCCCCACTGCCTATAGATATTCGATTTTGTGAGCCAAATTACTCTACAGAAGAGAGAAAGTCTCCTTCAAG ATTGAAATATTGGTTTAAGGCAAGGGGAGAACTTTCTGACGACCAGGCTTTGCACCG ATGTGTGGTTGCATTTGCTTCAGATTTGATGTACGCCTTTATCAGTTCAGACCCTCACCTTAAAAAGCGCATGAGTGCAGTTCCTGTTAGCCTTGACCATTC GATGTGGTTCCACCGACCTCTAAGAGCTGATGACTGGCTCCTCTTTGTG ATGGTGAATCTAACAGCGTCTCAAAGTCGTGGTTTAGCAACTGGAGAAATGTTCAACAGAAAGGGAGAG CTGGTGGTATCGTTGAAGCAAGAAGCTTTGCTCAAAGAAACTGTGACTGGTAACCCCATCTTGGACTCCAAGCTGTGA